The following are encoded in a window of Phaseolus vulgaris cultivar G19833 chromosome 3, P. vulgaris v2.0, whole genome shotgun sequence genomic DNA:
- the LOC137839038 gene encoding lysine-rich arabinogalactan protein 19-like, whose amino-acid sequence MSGKDRRLALLELAKRRGAKGTGSSSSTTEPIAAPPLSVAPAEGLEQGRKWKRLVKASTSLAAAAASTEEESSGSPLIHRQRKMPAVEGASSLQPGEIEVVEVEEGSPPPPSTQPASEPTCLPSPRQQLPPTSQPPSSPPAGQSPGPSAHPAGGASAQPGGPPPPLPVSAATAECGGSSSRPSASGASHENFSRVITLVRQLISNR is encoded by the coding sequence ATGTCGGGGAAAGACAGGAGGCTAgccttgctggagcttgccaagcgTCGGGGAGCCAAGggaactggctcctcttcttctaccactgagcccattgcagccccccctctctcggtcgcgccagctgaaggcctcGAGCAAGGGAGGAAATggaaaagactggtgaaggcttctacttcacttgctgctgctgctgcctcaactgaagaggaaagctctggctctcctcttatacaccgCCAGAGGAAAATGCCAGCGGTCGAGGGGgcttcgtctctccagcctggggaaatcgaggtggtggaggtagaggaaggttcaccccctCCTCCCTCTACTCAACCTGCCTCAGAGCCCACATGCCTTCCTTCTCCAcgccagcagttgcctccaacttctcaaccgccatcttcccccccagcaggccaatcacctggtccatctgctcatcctgctgggggtGCTTCTGCTCAACCTGGGGGTCCCCCACCACCACTGCCAGTCTCCGCTgccactgctgaatgtggtggatccagctcgcgcccaagcgccTCTGGAGCCAGCCACGAGAACTttagcagggtcatcaccctggtcCGACAGCTCATTAGCAACCGATAG
- the LOC137839039 gene encoding paired amphipathic helix protein Sin3-like 3, producing the protein MKSGGEQRLTVNDGLAYVNLVKEVFRDKKEKYHGFLEAMKDFKAKRIDTIGAIAKVKELFKGHKDLILRFNIFLPNEYEIKLPLEDEQPPLEKPIEFAQKEVEMCLTSVDNNHRRCGAKQKKPIEDSSVFESPLKRKKKSREDANTSSQPKQPVMLTSKRNYISQTQMRSGDDQRLIINALAYIKTIKEVFSDKKEKYHDFLEVMWDFKAQRIDTAGVVARVKELFKGQKDLILGLNTFLPTEYEITLPLEDKLPHKKRSSYRVQDSGANHDTNENVVIHPSSCVLDDISSMKSMFSGVFGYLEEANERLRNPYDFQEFLKYLRIYSKELITQEELKLLVGNLFGQHADLMEGFNEFLAQRGKNA; encoded by the exons ATGAAAAGTGGGGGTGAGCAGAGACTAACCGTAAATGATGGTCTGGCATATGTCAATTTAGTAAAAGAGGTGTTTCGAGATAAGAAAGAAAAGTATCATGGCTTTCTGGAAGCTATGAAGGACTTCAAGGCTAAAAG AATTGATACAATTGGTGCCATAGCTAAAGTAAAGGAGTTGTTTAAAGGGCACAAAGATCTAATTTTGCGATTTAACATTTTCTTGCCAAATGAATATGAAATTAAACTACCATTGGAGGATGAGCAACCTCCCCTTGAGAAGCCCATTGAATTCGCACAAAAAGAAGTTGAAATGTGTTTAACGAGTGTTGATAACAATCACAGAAGGTGTGGTGCAAAACAAAAGAAGCCTATAGAAGATTCTTCTGTTTTTGAAAGTCCTTTGAAAA GAAAGAAGAAATCAAGGGAAGATGCTAACACTAGTTCACAACCCAAACAACCTGTTATGCTCACCTCTAAAAGAAATTA CATTAGCCAAACACAGATGAGAAGTGGTGATGATCAGAGACTAATCATAAACGCGTTGGCATATATCAAGACAATAAAGGAAGTGTTTTCAGATAAGAAAGAAAAGTATCATGACTTTCTAGAAGTTATGTGGGATTTCAAGGCTCAAAG AATTGATACAGCAGGTGTCGTAGCAAGAGTGAAGGAATTGTTTAAAGGGCAAAAAGATCTAATTTTGGGATTGAACACTTTCTTGCCAACTGAATATGAAATTACGCTGCCATTGGAGGATAAACTACCTCACAAAAAGAGATCTAGTTATAGGGTCCAAGACTCTGGTGCCAATCATGATACTAATGAAAATGTTGTCATACACCCTAGTTCATGTGTTCTTGATGATATAAGTTCTATGAAAA GTATGTTTAGTGGCGTATTTGGTTACCTTGAAGAAGCAAATGAGAGATTACGAAATCCATATGATTTTCAGGAATTTTTGAAATATCTACGTATCTACAGCAAGGAACTAATTACCCAAGAAGAATTGAAATTATTG GTGGGCAATCTATTTGGACAACATGCAGATCTTATGGAGGGATTTAATGAATTCTTGGCTCAACGTGGAAAGAATG CATGA